The following is a genomic window from Desulfotomaculum sp..
GACCAACTTTTCTATAGTAGAACCGGTTATAATCCCCAATTGGAATCGTGATTTGCTTTAATATCTCCCCCTGCTTGAGAATATTTTCCCCCGGACCTGTAATAAACTCGTTTATTCCAATGGTATATGTGCTGTTTTTAGAAACAACTGTAACTTTCGCATCAAGCGCATACAGCATCGGCAGGGTATCCCCCGCTGGTGAGGAGTTGCATATATTACCGCCTATTGTGCCAATATTGCGTATTGATGGAGAACCTATCTGCGAAACCGGAAGTTTTATAAAAGAAGGGATCCTCTTATCTTCAAGTATCTGTGTAAATGTTGCAGAAGCGCCAATTCTGATGGCATTATTATCCAAACTTATTCCCTGCAGCTCTTCCAAATGCCCGATAAATATTACATCTTCCGGAAAATCAGCCGCCGTTCCGCACCAGGCTCTATATCTGACCATAACGTCGCTTCCGCCGGCGAATACGATCGTGTTTTTTAAACTCCTGATTTCCAATGCTTCCTGCAGTTGTAGGTCCTGAATCAGGACAACAATAAGTATCCGGATACTGGTGTTTGACTTGTTCAATGGGAATACCCAAAGCTCTGGAAACAATTTTCCTGAGAGTTGTTAAAGAACCCTGACCTATTTCAGTGCTTGACGCAAATATTTCTACTGTATTATCTTTGTATTTCTTTAGCCTGACCTTGGATTTGTTCAATTTTTTTTCACTGTCCCCGGTAAAGCCGCAGCCATGAAAAAAGATAGAACATCCTATGCCTCTTAACTGATCTTTTCCGTTAGAAAACAACTCGCGCTTTCTTTTATAGGACGATTTTTTCTCAATGACTTCCGCTATTTCATCAAGCTTTATTTCGTAATTAAACAGCCCTCCTGTAGACGACGTATCCCCTTTTTTTAAAAAATACTTTTTCTTTAATTCAAGAGAATCTATATTTAATTTTTCCGCGATATTTTCCATATGCATCTCGACGGCAAAAAAAGCCTGGGGCCCGCCAAAGCCTCTAAAAGCCCCAGTTACAATATTGTTAGTCGCATAAGCTCTGGAAGTTACCTTCAGATTTTCAACATTATACACTCCGCATACCGAGAAGCTGATTCTTTGAAGCACTACACTGGAGAGCCCCGCATAAGCGCCTGCGTCAGTTTTAATATCGACTTCCCTTGCTGTTATTCTGTTATGATCATCAATGTAGCTTCTTATTTTAATTATGGAAG
Proteins encoded in this region:
- a CDS encoding dehydrogenase, whose product is MVVLIQDLQLQEALEIRSLKNTIVFAGGSDVMVRYRAWCGTAADFPEDVIFIGHLEELQGISLDNNAIRIGASATFTQILEDKRIPSFIKLPVSQIGSPSIRNIGTIGGNICNSSPAGDTLPMLYALDAKVTVVSKNSTYTIGINEFITGPGENILKQGEILKQITIPIGDYNRFYYRKVGQGRSNTISKTSFFALAKTDDTEIREVRIAFGAVATTVVRSPQSESYLKSIHKKELPNAIDKIKEQYGNLINPIDDLRSTKEYRKNVSLRMLKDFVLKELIK